The Litchfieldia alkalitelluris genome has a window encoding:
- a CDS encoding CBASS cGAMP-activated phospholipase — MKILCIDGGGIRGVFAISILKQIENELGECISNYFDVIAGTSTGSIIAASITMKRKMSDVLQSYEQYGKKIFIPKSKFGLFKSIYSDQYLRKYLKEAFRGISLEDIDKPLLIPAVNASNGKPYVHRSNFGHPESKDLSIELWDAVLSSCSAPIYFPPNNVKNNYLSIDGGLWANNPSLVCITDALHHFNEDLKDIKIFSLGTGIQTIHYSIDQNKYWGLKKWLPFHFPEMKFTPKLIDLALNLSSESVTYHCQQLLGKNYLRINCELGKEIPFDDIDSIFPLIELGKEVFTEKKEEIKNFFLSE; from the coding sequence ATGAAAATTTTATGTATTGACGGTGGGGGCATACGTGGAGTGTTTGCCATCTCTATTCTAAAACAAATTGAAAATGAATTAGGTGAGTGCATTAGCAACTATTTTGATGTGATTGCAGGAACCAGTACCGGTTCGATAATTGCTGCATCAATTACTATGAAAAGAAAAATGAGTGATGTGCTACAGAGTTATGAACAATATGGAAAAAAAATATTTATTCCGAAATCTAAGTTTGGGTTATTCAAGAGTATTTATAGCGATCAATATTTACGAAAGTACTTAAAAGAAGCATTTAGAGGTATCTCATTAGAAGATATTGACAAGCCACTTCTTATCCCAGCAGTAAATGCTTCAAATGGTAAACCATATGTTCATCGATCGAACTTTGGTCACCCTGAAAGTAAAGACTTATCTATTGAATTATGGGATGCTGTTCTCTCTTCATGCTCAGCACCTATTTATTTTCCACCCAATAATGTAAAAAATAACTATTTATCAATCGACGGCGGATTGTGGGCAAATAATCCTTCATTAGTTTGCATTACAGACGCTTTACATCATTTTAATGAAGACCTCAAAGATATTAAAATATTCTCTCTAGGAACTGGTATTCAAACAATTCATTATTCAATAGACCAAAATAAATACTGGGGACTAAAGAAGTGGCTTCCTTTTCATTTTCCCGAAATGAAGTTTACCCCGAAGCTAATAGATCTTGCTTTGAACTTATCTTCTGAATCCGTTACTTATCATTGCCAACAACTTTTAGGAAAAAATTATTTGCGTATTAATTGCGAATTAGGAAAAGAAATTCCCTTTGATGATATTGATTCTATTTTTCCACTTATTGAACTAGGAAAAGAGGTATTTACGGAAAAAAAAGAAGAAATAAAAAATTTTTTTCTAAGTGAATAA
- a CDS encoding cold-shock protein, with translation MEQGKVKWFNSEKGFGFIEREGGEDVFVHFSAIEGDGYKSLDEGQEVTFDIENGQRGPQATNVRKV, from the coding sequence ATGGAACAAGGTAAAGTAAAATGGTTTAACAGCGAAAAGGGCTTCGGCTTTATTGAGCGTGAAGGTGGGGAAGATGTCTTTGTACATTTTTCCGCAATCGAAGGTGATGGGTATAAAAGCCTAGATGAGGGTCAAGAAGTTACTTTTGACATCGAAAATGGTCAACGTGGTCCACAAGCGACTAACGTTCGTAAAGTATAA
- a CDS encoding LLM class flavin-dependent oxidoreductase translates to MSQNKHGKSLQDISLSVLDLAPIVEGGNASQALKNTLDLAQNAEKLGYTRFWLAEHHNMPGIASSATSVVIGHVAAGTATIRVGSGGIMLPNHAPLVIAEHFGTLESLFPGRIDLGLGRAPGTDQLTAQALRRDRRSDGQDFPEQLAELRSYFDPSLRSGEMGVRAVPGEGLDIPIWLLGSSGFSAQLAAQLGLPFAFASHFSPNYTLQALELYRNQFRPSSVLSEPYAMVGANVIAADTDMEAQRLATSLQQQFLNLIRNKPGKLQPPVDSMEGIWSDYEKAALQQQLGSSIIGGPETVKHGLQRFLAETQADEIMITAHVYDHQARVKSYEIISEVASLNK, encoded by the coding sequence ATGTCTCAAAATAAACATGGTAAATCATTACAAGATATATCACTTTCTGTACTGGACTTAGCACCAATAGTTGAAGGTGGTAACGCTTCTCAAGCATTAAAAAACACACTTGATCTTGCCCAAAATGCAGAAAAATTGGGATATACACGATTTTGGTTAGCAGAACATCATAATATGCCCGGTATTGCAAGTTCAGCAACATCTGTGGTTATTGGTCATGTTGCAGCCGGAACGGCAACAATCAGGGTTGGTTCTGGTGGGATTATGCTTCCCAATCATGCACCATTAGTGATTGCAGAACACTTTGGAACATTAGAATCACTTTTCCCGGGGCGAATTGATTTAGGTTTGGGACGAGCTCCAGGTACTGATCAACTAACTGCTCAAGCCTTGAGAAGAGACAGAAGAAGTGATGGTCAAGATTTTCCTGAACAATTAGCGGAGCTAAGAAGTTATTTTGACCCTTCTCTACGTTCTGGGGAAATGGGGGTACGAGCAGTCCCAGGAGAAGGTTTAGACATTCCAATCTGGCTATTAGGCTCAAGTGGATTCAGTGCTCAACTTGCTGCCCAATTAGGATTGCCTTTTGCTTTTGCTAGTCACTTTTCACCAAACTACACATTACAAGCTTTAGAGCTATATCGAAATCAATTTAGACCTTCTTCTGTCCTAAGTGAACCTTATGCAATGGTTGGAGCAAATGTAATTGCTGCTGATACAGATATGGAAGCACAAAGACTGGCAACTTCTCTTCAACAGCAGTTTTTAAATTTAATTCGTAACAAACCAGGTAAGCTTCAACCACCTGTTGATAGTATGGAGGGAATTTGGAGCGATTACGAAAAGGCAGCTCTCCAACAACAGCTAGGTTCATCCATTATTGGTGGTCCAGAAACAGTTAAACATGGACTTCAACGGTTTTTAGCTGAAACCCAGGCAGACGAAATCATGATTACTGCTCATGTTTATGATCATCAAGCAAGAGTAAAGTCTTATGAAATCATTTCAGAAGTGGCAAGTTTAAATAAGTAA
- a CDS encoding molybdopterin-dependent oxidoreductase: MTNKLPPGQFETDTWPILHQGDIYLFNQEHWGFKLFGEVDKEVILTFKEFSSLPKVISTIDMHCVTTWSKFGTFFQGVPFRELVSLVNLNGGVEYVKIYGYYNGDMFGYSANLPLNSLLGDDALFVDKWGDSESQLQDITPKHGFPFRFIPPASFYLWKGTKWVSGIKFMREDEAGFWEEMGYSMTANPYKEERYR, from the coding sequence ATGACAAACAAACTTCCACCAGGACAATTTGAAACTGATACTTGGCCAATCCTCCATCAGGGTGATATTTATTTATTCAATCAAGAGCATTGGGGATTCAAGCTTTTTGGTGAAGTTGATAAAGAAGTGATCCTAACTTTCAAAGAATTTTCAAGCTTACCTAAAGTAATATCAACGATTGATATGCATTGTGTAACAACATGGTCAAAGTTTGGAACGTTTTTTCAAGGAGTTCCTTTCCGCGAATTAGTAAGCTTGGTGAACTTAAATGGAGGTGTAGAATATGTAAAAATATATGGGTATTATAATGGTGATATGTTTGGATATTCTGCAAATTTGCCTTTAAATTCTCTTTTAGGTGATGATGCCTTATTTGTCGATAAATGGGGTGACAGCGAAAGTCAATTACAGGACATCACCCCAAAGCATGGCTTTCCGTTTCGCTTTATACCCCCAGCAAGCTTTTATTTATGGAAGGGTACAAAGTGGGTATCAGGGATCAAATTTATGAGAGAAGATGAGGCTGGATTTTGGGAAGAGATGGGATATTCGATGACTGCTAATCCATATAAAGAAGAGCGCTATCGTTAA
- a CDS encoding SIMPL domain-containing protein, which translates to MSYYEPPVSFARISPNNMELKNVIKLEGEGKLSIMPDLATVTIGIMTENKSVVAAQQENASRTTKVLETLKTFGVLDRNIQTINYLIQPIVQYIDGKSINQGFQVTHLLEITVKDIESVGSIYDIAINAGANISKSLNYKVDNPSLHYHQALENALKNAQAKAVKLAKYLRVSVNLIPIKIIEQDQQVIPFDQPVYSFQAEQSTQVQPREVQITAKISAFFVYNEWNS; encoded by the coding sequence ATGAGTTATTATGAACCCCCAGTCTCATTTGCAAGAATCAGCCCGAATAATATGGAGCTAAAAAATGTAATAAAACTAGAAGGAGAAGGGAAATTATCAATTATGCCCGATTTGGCTACAGTTACAATTGGAATCATGACAGAGAATAAAAGTGTTGTAGCCGCGCAGCAGGAAAATGCAAGTAGGACAACAAAAGTTCTCGAAACCCTAAAAACTTTTGGTGTTTTGGATAGAAATATTCAAACGATTAATTATTTAATTCAGCCTATTGTTCAATATATAGATGGCAAATCAATTAACCAAGGATTTCAAGTTACACATCTGTTGGAAATAACTGTAAAGGACATCGAATCTGTTGGTTCAATTTATGATATTGCAATTAACGCAGGTGCAAATATCAGTAAGAGTTTGAATTATAAAGTCGATAACCCAAGTCTTCATTACCATCAGGCACTTGAGAACGCATTAAAAAATGCACAGGCAAAGGCAGTCAAATTAGCTAAATATTTGAGAGTTTCAGTTAACTTAATTCCTATAAAAATAATTGAACAAGATCAACAGGTGATCCCGTTCGATCAGCCAGTCTACTCTTTCCAAGCTGAACAAAGCACGCAGGTTCAACCTAGAGAAGTACAAATCACTGCTAAAATTAGCGCATTTTTTGTTTATAATGAATGGAATAGCTAG
- a CDS encoding L,D-transpeptidase family protein: MIHTVKAGEMLWSIAEDYRLPIDSIIKANPTLNPNQLYVGQKITIPGFPPIETLSYSIFIKLSERKLTLRKNGTILQSYPIAVGRDEHPTPIGNFIIINKAPNPGGVYGTMWMSISKKHYGIHGTNNPSSIGKFVSRGCIRMHNKDVEELTGIIPVGTPVTILN, from the coding sequence TTGATTCATACAGTCAAAGCTGGTGAGATGCTTTGGTCGATTGCGGAAGATTATCGTTTACCTATAGATTCAATCATTAAGGCGAATCCAACATTAAATCCTAATCAGTTATATGTAGGACAAAAAATAACAATTCCAGGCTTTCCTCCTATTGAAACCTTATCGTATTCAATCTTTATAAAGTTAAGTGAAAGAAAATTAACACTACGAAAGAATGGAACAATATTACAATCATATCCCATCGCTGTTGGCCGAGATGAACATCCTACACCAATCGGTAATTTTATCATTATTAATAAAGCACCAAATCCAGGTGGGGTATACGGAACGATGTGGATGAGCATTTCTAAAAAACATTATGGTATACATGGAACAAATAATCCTTCCTCTATTGGTAAATTTGTTTCTAGAGGATGTATTAGAATGCATAATAAAGACGTTGAGGAACTCACTGGAATAATCCCAGTAGGAACACCAGTAACGATTTTGAATTAG
- a CDS encoding exodeoxyribonuclease III translates to MKLISWNVNGLRACVRKGFLDYFKEMDADVFCIQETKLQEGQIELELNGYHQYWNYATTKKGYSGTAVFSKLKPLTVSYGIGSLEDEPEGRIITLEYESYFLVNVYTPNSQRDLARIDFRLTWEEQIRAYLLELDKIKPVVLCGDLNVAHQEIDLRNPKPNKGNSGFTDEEREKMSKLLESGFVDSFRHLYPDKTEAYTWWSYMSKVRERNIGWRIDYFILSECLKEDLVNSEIHSHVLGSDHCPVVIEIAFK, encoded by the coding sequence ATGAAACTAATATCTTGGAATGTCAATGGTTTAAGGGCATGTGTACGCAAGGGATTTTTGGATTACTTTAAAGAGATGGATGCAGACGTATTCTGCATCCAAGAAACTAAGCTACAAGAGGGACAAATCGAACTAGAACTCAATGGTTACCATCAATATTGGAACTATGCTACTACAAAGAAGGGATACTCCGGGACTGCTGTTTTCAGTAAGCTGAAACCATTAACAGTCTCATATGGGATAGGATCATTGGAAGATGAACCAGAAGGAAGGATCATAACACTTGAATATGAAAGCTACTTTCTAGTTAACGTATATACTCCTAATTCTCAGAGAGACTTGGCAAGAATCGACTTTCGATTAACTTGGGAAGAACAAATTAGAGCATATTTACTTGAGTTGGATAAAATAAAACCTGTTGTTCTTTGCGGTGATTTAAATGTGGCTCATCAAGAAATTGATCTTAGAAATCCTAAACCAAATAAAGGAAATTCTGGGTTCACAGATGAAGAAAGAGAAAAAATGTCAAAGTTGCTTGAAAGTGGGTTTGTGGATTCATTTCGACATCTTTATCCTGATAAAACAGAAGCGTATACATGGTGGTCATACATGAGCAAAGTTCGCGAACGTAATATTGGCTGGAGAATTGATTATTTTATTTTATCAGAGTGTTTAAAAGAGGATTTAGTAAATTCAGAGATTCACTCGCATGTATTGGGCAGTGATCATTGTCCAGTTGTTATTGAAATTGCATTTAAGTAA
- a CDS encoding branched-chain amino acid aminotransferase, with protein MLKEPLHNYLSTYDESNSDVIGIFKEEDAYLKRLEIKDKYTFIIIENSSIKKFKDAYIELCDKESENVVSTEGGEFLEQSLQYLKVNKNLFVYLESNWFDVIGVDSVSLELDDVFGHFDFMLGFKVQKKHEQLIKTFLNQEINESTYDLMFSQEDGLWSLNIELNGMEEFNENMSIAEAYNLLYRTIFRLKEFIEDQISH; from the coding sequence ATGTTAAAGGAACCACTTCATAACTATCTCTCAACGTACGATGAAAGTAATTCAGATGTGATTGGAATTTTCAAAGAAGAAGATGCTTACTTGAAAAGACTTGAAATTAAGGACAAATATACTTTTATTATCATTGAAAATAGTTCAATTAAAAAGTTTAAAGATGCTTATATTGAACTTTGTGATAAAGAGAGTGAGAACGTAGTCTCAACAGAAGGAGGAGAATTCCTAGAACAATCCCTTCAATATCTTAAAGTAAACAAAAACCTTTTTGTTTACCTAGAATCAAACTGGTTTGACGTTATAGGAGTCGATTCTGTATCTCTTGAACTAGATGATGTTTTTGGTCATTTTGATTTTATGTTAGGTTTCAAGGTTCAAAAGAAACATGAACAATTAATAAAAACGTTTCTAAACCAAGAAATCAATGAAAGTACTTATGATTTAATGTTTAGTCAAGAAGATGGTTTATGGAGTCTTAATATTGAATTAAATGGAATGGAAGAGTTTAATGAAAATATGTCAATTGCAGAAGCATATAACCTTTTATATAGAACAATTTTTAGATTAAAAGAATTTATCGAGGATCAAATATCTCACTGA
- a CDS encoding acyl-CoA thioesterase, whose translation MFYTTIVPRVSETDGVGHINNTTIPIWFEAGRNEIFKLFTPDCSFENWRMIILHMDIDFLQQIYFGRDIVVHTWVKKIGNSSLELYEELYQANVLCAKGTVVYVNFNKSTQQSEIIPDDIRIQLEQHLYSK comes from the coding sequence ATGTTTTACACAACGATAGTACCTCGTGTATCAGAAACGGATGGCGTTGGTCATATAAATAACACAACCATTCCAATATGGTTCGAAGCAGGCAGAAATGAAATTTTCAAACTTTTCACACCTGATTGTTCCTTCGAAAACTGGAGGATGATTATCCTACATATGGATATTGATTTCCTTCAACAAATTTATTTTGGTAGAGATATAGTTGTACATACTTGGGTTAAAAAGATTGGAAATTCTAGTTTAGAACTTTATGAAGAACTTTACCAAGCTAACGTTTTATGTGCTAAAGGAACGGTTGTATATGTGAACTTCAATAAGAGTACTCAGCAATCAGAGATTATTCCAGATGATATTAGAATTCAATTAGAACAGCATTTATATAGTAAATAA
- a CDS encoding alkaline phosphatase family protein, with protein MSKKWLLLLLVAFCFFSGCQNNSSGQFETKSQLHKNVVMIMIDSMTSNLVEESLKTGDFPALQFLIDHGRIYPDLVAPFPSMSVSIEASLITGKMPRDHHIPGLTWYDKEEDRLVDYGTSFETLRKVGINQTIIDAMYNLNNVHLNKKQTTIFDELQQKGITTGSINLLLHRGKSEHELTIPPILSQVIGTPKTLKTISSDTFAFGMFHHPDELKKQILPDTFVQRAGFNDNYASDVILKLKSINKQPQFTLAFFPEMDKKTHKNGPENVSGFKEVEKHLQHLLDSYGSWEDALDQTVFILFGDHGQDKLVEDEKQTKINLYKLFESYNVAGFSEKPSNGELVIANNHRMAFIFISSKKVNKAEIAKSAVTDSRMAISAFIDKDDWIHVWSSDNNDTFSFKKHGKWKDKYKQSWSIKGNKGVLNLSIDEENTEIKYNDYPDALNQLHSALLSQQDSIVVTAKPGYVVYSETTPVHNGGGEHGGLHKNDTLAALIISGTDKIPDKLRIMDLKPFILSLFEEDQSNRIY; from the coding sequence ATGAGTAAAAAATGGTTATTACTTTTACTCGTAGCTTTTTGTTTTTTTTCAGGTTGTCAAAATAATAGTAGTGGTCAATTCGAAACGAAGAGTCAACTGCATAAAAATGTTGTTATGATTATGATTGATTCAATGACTTCAAATCTTGTAGAAGAAAGCTTGAAAACAGGAGATTTTCCAGCACTACAATTTCTAATTGATCATGGCAGAATATACCCAGACCTAGTTGCTCCTTTTCCTTCAATGTCTGTATCAATCGAAGCAAGCTTAATTACTGGAAAGATGCCTAGAGATCACCATATTCCTGGGCTGACTTGGTACGATAAGGAAGAGGATAGGCTTGTTGATTATGGTACTTCCTTTGAAACCCTTCGTAAAGTAGGAATAAATCAGACCATTATTGATGCTATGTACAATTTGAACAATGTGCATCTAAATAAAAAACAAACAACAATTTTTGATGAGCTACAACAAAAGGGAATCACGACGGGTAGCATTAATCTCTTACTTCACAGAGGGAAATCTGAGCATGAACTCACTATTCCTCCTATTCTAAGTCAAGTAATTGGTACGCCAAAAACATTAAAAACAATTAGTTCAGATACCTTTGCTTTTGGAATGTTTCATCATCCTGATGAATTAAAAAAGCAAATTCTACCTGACACATTTGTACAGCGTGCTGGTTTTAATGATAATTATGCTTCAGATGTAATATTAAAGCTTAAGTCTATAAATAAACAACCACAATTTACACTTGCCTTTTTCCCGGAGATGGATAAAAAAACACATAAGAATGGACCAGAAAATGTAAGCGGATTTAAAGAAGTAGAAAAGCATCTTCAACATCTCTTAGATAGTTACGGATCATGGGAAGATGCATTGGATCAAACTGTTTTTATTTTATTTGGTGACCACGGACAGGACAAATTAGTCGAAGACGAAAAACAAACAAAAATAAATCTTTACAAGCTATTTGAATCATACAATGTTGCGGGTTTTAGTGAAAAACCATCCAATGGAGAACTTGTAATCGCTAACAACCATCGGATGGCTTTTATATTTATCTCTTCAAAAAAAGTTAATAAAGCTGAGATTGCAAAGTCAGCTGTAACTGATTCAAGAATGGCCATTTCTGCATTTATCGACAAGGATGATTGGATCCATGTATGGAGTTCAGATAACAACGATACCTTCTCTTTCAAAAAGCACGGTAAGTGGAAAGATAAATATAAACAGTCATGGTCCATAAAAGGAAATAAGGGTGTACTTAATTTAAGCATTGATGAAGAAAACACTGAAATAAAATATAATGACTATCCTGATGCCCTAAATCAACTACATAGTGCATTACTTAGTCAACAAGATTCTATCGTCGTTACTGCTAAACCAGGGTATGTTGTTTATTCTGAAACGACGCCTGTTCATAATGGTGGTGGTGAGCATGGTGGTCTTCATAAAAACGATACGTTAGCAGCGCTTATTATTTCTGGAACAGATAAGATACCAGACAAGCTGAGAATCATGGATCTAAAGCCGTTTATCCTATCACTTTTCGAAGAGGATCAAAGTAATAGAATATATTAA
- a CDS encoding DUF1292 domain-containing protein: MDKIEVGEVFTITDENDNEQEVEVLASMTVEGSDYVAIAFAEDVEVETEDDIDIFFLKVEDEGEFSYIENDDEFEKVSAAFASVMDEEEE, from the coding sequence ATGGATAAGATCGAAGTTGGAGAAGTCTTTACCATAACAGACGAAAATGACAATGAACAAGAAGTTGAAGTATTAGCTTCAATGACTGTAGAAGGAAGCGATTACGTTGCTATTGCTTTTGCTGAAGATGTTGAAGTTGAAACGGAAGATGATATTGATATTTTCTTCTTAAAGGTTGAAGATGAAGGCGAATTTTCTTATATTGAAAATGATGATGAGTTCGAAAAAGTTTCAGCAGCTTTTGCAAGTGTGATGGACGAGGAAGAAGAATAA
- a CDS encoding GNAT family N-acetyltransferase gives MEVIKLAEQYYKEAIKLSEYAFQYKVSEEKITERIETLNKYHQLFGIVEQEELIAKLHLIPFEIYIGQIKFKMGGIAGVATYPEHRRNGNVKEMLIHSLKVMKAQGQTISMLHPFSIPFYRKYGWEVLSNRIKITMTKNDLYMLGETKGYVKRYVQENQFNDLQNTYEEFATRFSGMLVRHNEWWKKNVIDDLKGAIYYDVLNSPKGYLLYSIKNSKMEIEEFIALDGEAKKGLWNFICQHDSMINELVITTYDNDPFFFSINNPMIKTELSPYFMVRIVDVISFLQQYQFDWPMMGIEQSVILKVTDNFANWNEGFFKVSNEKVIHEINANKEDVINLSINALSAMLLGYKRPKELFELGIIQCKEKEMIKLESLIPKNKPFFNDFF, from the coding sequence ATGGAAGTTATAAAACTAGCAGAACAATACTACAAAGAAGCTATTAAGTTATCAGAATATGCATTTCAATATAAAGTTTCAGAAGAAAAAATCACCGAACGAATAGAAACTTTGAATAAATATCATCAATTATTTGGGATTGTTGAACAAGAAGAACTCATTGCAAAACTCCATTTAATCCCATTTGAAATCTACATAGGTCAAATAAAATTTAAAATGGGCGGTATTGCAGGTGTAGCAACCTACCCTGAACATCGTAGGAACGGGAATGTCAAAGAAATGTTAATTCATTCTCTTAAAGTAATGAAGGCTCAAGGTCAGACCATATCGATGTTACACCCCTTTTCAATTCCCTTTTACCGAAAGTACGGATGGGAAGTTTTATCTAATAGAATCAAAATTACTATGACAAAGAATGACTTATATATGCTGGGGGAAACAAAGGGTTATGTGAAACGTTATGTTCAAGAAAATCAATTCAATGATCTTCAAAATACATATGAAGAGTTCGCTACAAGGTTTTCTGGCATGTTAGTTAGACACAATGAATGGTGGAAAAAGAATGTAATCGATGATCTAAAGGGTGCCATTTACTATGATGTACTAAATTCTCCTAAAGGATATTTATTATATTCAATCAAAAATTCTAAAATGGAAATTGAAGAATTTATTGCCCTTGACGGAGAAGCCAAAAAGGGACTTTGGAATTTTATCTGTCAACACGATTCTATGATTAATGAGCTCGTAATTACAACTTATGATAACGATCCTTTCTTCTTTTCAATCAATAATCCAATGATAAAAACTGAACTATCACCGTACTTTATGGTGCGTATTGTTGATGTGATTAGCTTTTTACAGCAATATCAGTTTGATTGGCCTATGATGGGAATCGAGCAAAGTGTCATTTTAAAAGTGACGGACAACTTTGCAAACTGGAATGAAGGATTCTTTAAAGTTTCTAATGAAAAGGTTATACATGAGATTAATGCAAATAAAGAAGATGTGATAAATTTATCTATTAATGCATTATCTGCTATGTTATTGGGATATAAAAGACCAAAGGAACTTTTTGAACTGGGTATTATTCAATGTAAGGAAAAAGAAATGATTAAGTTAGAGTCGTTAATACCAAAAAATAAGCCATTTTTTAATGATTTCTTTTAA
- a CDS encoding DUF6954 family protein — MRWFVYTLFALLYLLITFFGVGPVLLADGSSVERIITLVIVVCIYILLTIVLYFIKKRLRIS; from the coding sequence ATGAGATGGTTTGTGTATACACTGTTCGCATTATTATACTTATTAATTACATTTTTCGGAGTAGGCCCTGTGCTTTTAGCGGATGGCTCTTCAGTAGAAAGAATTATTACTCTTGTGATTGTGGTGTGTATTTATATTCTTCTTACCATCGTATTATATTTTATAAAAAAAAGATTAAGAATAAGTTAG
- a CDS encoding PRK06851 family protein has protein sequence MKGKIRNYYAGGNTAKGFYSLYDSALSGLERLFILKGGPGTGKSTLMKKIGENFVYKGIDIEFLHCASDNNSIDGVILPQYRIGIVDGTAPHIIEPSAPGIVEEYVNLGVAWDSNKLQRSKEHILELNKGISATFDKAYKTFAESLSAHDDIEEIYISNMDFNEANKLTDDLIHQFYGQDKLNKVSDVKHRFLGAATPNGAVDFIQNLTEDVNKRYFIKGRAGSGKSTMLKKIAAEGEEKGFDVEIYHCGFDPNSLDMVIIRERGIAIFDSTAPHEYFPERDSDEIVDMYGRCITPGTDEKFANEIERTTKAYKDKMKEAISYLSEVKQLRDQLEEYYIDAMDFSKVEDIQQQLLAEIEDFIASCK, from the coding sequence ATGAAGGGGAAAATTCGTAACTACTATGCAGGTGGTAATACAGCAAAAGGTTTCTATAGTTTATACGACTCAGCCTTAAGTGGATTAGAGCGTTTGTTTATATTAAAAGGTGGACCTGGTACTGGTAAATCAACACTTATGAAAAAAATTGGTGAAAACTTTGTATATAAAGGCATTGATATTGAATTTTTACATTGTGCTTCCGATAATAATTCAATCGATGGTGTAATTCTCCCACAATATAGAATAGGTATTGTTGATGGTACTGCACCTCACATAATTGAACCCAGTGCACCTGGTATTGTTGAAGAATATGTGAATTTAGGCGTGGCATGGGATTCTAATAAACTTCAAAGAAGTAAAGAACATATTTTAGAATTAAATAAGGGCATTTCTGCAACATTTGATAAAGCATATAAAACATTTGCAGAATCTTTAAGTGCTCATGATGACATTGAGGAAATCTATATTTCTAATATGGACTTCAATGAAGCAAATAAATTAACAGATGACTTAATTCATCAGTTTTATGGTCAAGATAAATTGAATAAAGTATCGGATGTTAAGCACCGTTTCTTAGGAGCGGCTACCCCAAATGGTGCTGTTGATTTTATTCAGAACTTAACAGAAGATGTTAATAAGCGTTATTTCATCAAAGGTAGAGCTGGTTCAGGTAAATCGACCATGTTAAAGAAAATAGCAGCGGAGGGAGAGGAAAAAGGATTTGACGTAGAGATTTATCACTGCGGCTTCGATCCTAATAGCCTCGACATGGTGATCATAAGAGAACGTGGAATTGCGATTTTTGACAGCACTGCTCCCCACGAATATTTCCCTGAGAGAGACTCAGATGAAATAGTAGATATGTATGGAAGATGTATAACACCAGGCACTGATGAAAAATTCGCAAATGAAATTGAGCGAACAACGAAAGCTTATAAAGATAAAATGAAAGAAGCTATTTCGTATTTATCAGAAGTAAAACAACTTCGTGATCAGCTTGAAGAATATTATATTGATGCAATGGACTTTTCAAAAGTTGAGGATATCCAACAACAACTTCTCGCAGAAATTGAAGATTTTATTGCATCTTGTAAATAG
- a CDS encoding YuzL family protein translates to MSRPKKDPSTIGLNSPNVEGQGTTTKEFDGVSKDSARKKSKKRDV, encoded by the coding sequence ATGTCAAGACCTAAAAAAGATCCATCAACAATTGGTCTTAACTCACCTAATGTAGAAGGACAAGGAACAACTACGAAAGAATTTGATGGAGTAAGTAAAGATTCAGCACGAAAGAAATCAAAAAAGCGTGATGTCTAA